One segment of Clostridium ljungdahlii DSM 13528 DNA contains the following:
- a CDS encoding ATP-grasp domain-containing protein produces MNFLKEISGEVSKSRTVMNGPIIKENYKLIKTLVEDVDSTENIKVIGPYTIQCKVTEDDKIKYIEVNPRLGGGVPLTFKAGVDYGKYFNMMARGEEIEPVIGKFEEVTMIRYDEAIFI; encoded by the coding sequence ATGAATTTTTTAAAAGAAATATCAGGAGAAGTTTCAAAGAGTAGGACTGTAATGAACGGCCCCATAATAAAGGAAAATTATAAGCTTATTAAAACTTTGGTTGAAGATGTTGATAGTACGGAAAATATTAAAGTAATAGGACCTTATACTATTCAATGCAAGGTAACAGAGGATGATAAGATAAAGTATATAGAAGTGAATCCACGCTTGGGAGGTGGTGTCCCCCTTACTTTTAAAGCTGGAGTTGATTATGGAAAATACTTTAATATGATGGCAAGAGGAGAAGAAATAGAACCTGTTATTGGAAAGTTTGAAGAAGTAACAATGATTAGGTATGACGAGGCCATATTTATATGA
- a CDS encoding dTDP-glucose 4,6-dehydratase — MNILITGGAGFIGRWMVKKLLENGNKVTAFDNLSNGRIENLQEFKNNSGFKFIGGDVRDENKLDEVFKEKFDIVYHLAASINVQDSIENPRTTFYNDVVGTFNILERARIQMFGRNGKMDEEGWVLDPNEDTYPCKVVFTSTCMVYDVSGQEGIDEKHPVKPVSPYGGSKIAAENMVLSYYNAYKLPTVVVRPFNTYGPFQKTGGEGGVVAAFINNSLHSRDINIYGSGEQTRDLLYVKDCARFLAMAGYCDKVNGQIVNAGTGRDVTINELAQIITKNRVKVRHVKHIYPQSEIMKLKCNYKKARDLINWEPEHTLEKGIGETERWIEGTKLLK, encoded by the coding sequence ATGAACATATTAATCACAGGAGGAGCTGGCTTTATTGGCCGTTGGATGGTAAAAAAACTATTGGAGAACGGGAATAAAGTTACAGCTTTTGATAATTTATCCAATGGAAGAATTGAGAATTTGCAGGAATTTAAAAATAACTCTGGTTTTAAATTCATAGGCGGAGATGTAAGAGATGAAAATAAGTTGGATGAAGTATTTAAGGAAAAGTTTGATATAGTATATCATTTGGCGGCATCTATAAATGTTCAAGACAGCATTGAGAATCCAAGGACTACTTTTTATAACGACGTAGTAGGTACTTTTAATATACTTGAGAGAGCTAGAATTCAAATGTTTGGTAGAAATGGAAAAATGGATGAAGAAGGTTGGGTACTTGATCCTAATGAAGATACTTATCCATGTAAAGTTGTGTTTACTAGTACGTGCATGGTTTATGATGTGTCAGGGCAAGAAGGAATAGATGAAAAGCATCCAGTAAAGCCTGTGTCACCTTATGGCGGAAGCAAAATAGCAGCAGAAAATATGGTACTTTCCTATTACAATGCATATAAACTTCCAACGGTAGTTGTAAGGCCTTTTAATACTTATGGACCATTTCAGAAAACTGGAGGAGAAGGTGGCGTAGTTGCTGCATTTATAAACAATTCACTGCACAGTAGAGATATAAATATATATGGTTCAGGAGAGCAGACTAGAGATCTTCTATATGTTAAGGATTGTGCTCGATTTTTGGCAATGGCAGGGTATTGTGATAAAGTTAATGGGCAGATAGTTAATGCTGGTACTGGAAGAGATGTTACTATAAATGAATTAGCCCAAATTATTACGAAAAACAGAGTTAAAGTAAGACATGTAAAGCATATTTATCCTCAAAGTGAAATTATGAAATTAAAGTGCAATTATAAGAAGGCAAGAGACCTTATAAATTGGGAGCCGGAACATACATTGGAGAAGGGAATTGGAGAAACTGAACGTTGGATAGAGGGAACTAAACTGTTAAAATAA
- a CDS encoding YjfB family protein — protein MDIAALSVSMSQSSVQQAAGIAVTKMAMNTEQENAANMTEMISNSAVNPNLGSHLDVRA, from the coding sequence ATGGATATAGCAGCACTATCGGTGTCAATGAGCCAATCAAGCGTACAACAGGCAGCAGGTATAGCAGTTACCAAAATGGCTATGAATACAGAACAAGAAAATGCAGCTAATATGACAGAAATGATAAGCAATTCTGCAGTAAATCCTAATTTAGGCAGTCACTTGGATGTAAGGGCATAA
- a CDS encoding cell wall-binding repeat-containing protein has product MKTKERSCLYINMNSFKFKGTLRSKRLVLLVASAAIIGILGNTKVYASPTVDRYGGMDRYETSAKVCDAGWSTNTDYAVLVNGDDYHDALSAAPLAKKYNAPILLTNTEVLNPYTSSELIRLNVKNVFIVGGKGVVSQSIEDSLVAKGMKVVRVGGKDRYETALQVAAKIGKTSEIALVNGNDFRDGMTIASIAALKGMPIILTDGENMPASVKKYLGNTSKMAQIYVVGDANTISDNVISGLSNVKRIGSGGNVYARNVSIIQAFQNEVNTGTLYIASAKNFPDSLSASALAPKTSSPVLFVDSPMDEATSNFLKTHIVNSLKILGGTGSVSYDSETSVENMTLGVSGTDAINDTIWQGEKYTPRATMVITATDGTKKEVAIDWNLSQVNTANPGTYTFTGKLKGTDTTVYATLTVKPLPYKIEDLTQTAVSRTSFGLPTTVSAQMTDGTTTDVPVLWDYGTQSGNKPGVYVFYGTVDKYSKKVKLTLTTIDNGTGKTIKTINNIKATVTTKSSYVFPTTVSAIMTDGSTQSLSVTWANEIKYSTGVYTYEGTVSGYSKKVGLMLIVTGEGGTDPNDPNYPTNPSDPNVMDLGELEPIMQDEKYPTTVKDPTTGKQVPVTWTDAVSIDSTFLDNQYLDDCRVAKFTLNGTISGNKKVRATIGIIPKIITLNVDGKTSNVPAVSINIKKSDYPNGVFNMSELSTRINAVINGPNGIREAKNVHVLLWDPPVVDISDASTYYVTATIEHYSTPVTVTIKIEN; this is encoded by the coding sequence ATGAAAACTAAAGAAAGGAGTTGCCTATATATTAATATGAATAGCTTTAAATTTAAGGGTACGCTAAGAAGTAAGAGATTAGTTTTATTAGTTGCCTCTGCAGCAATTATAGGTATTTTAGGTAATACAAAAGTATATGCGTCACCAACAGTAGATAGGTATGGTGGTATGGATAGATATGAGACATCTGCCAAAGTATGTGATGCTGGATGGAGTACTAATACTGATTATGCTGTATTAGTAAATGGAGATGATTACCATGATGCTCTTTCAGCTGCACCTCTTGCTAAAAAGTATAATGCCCCTATACTTTTAACAAACACAGAAGTGTTAAATCCTTATACATCTTCAGAACTTATAAGATTAAATGTAAAAAATGTATTTATAGTGGGTGGAAAAGGTGTAGTATCACAAAGTATAGAAGATTCACTAGTGGCTAAAGGAATGAAGGTTGTTAGAGTTGGTGGCAAAGACAGGTATGAAACTGCTCTTCAGGTTGCAGCAAAGATTGGTAAGACCAGTGAGATTGCATTAGTAAATGGAAATGATTTTAGAGATGGAATGACAATAGCATCAATAGCTGCTTTAAAAGGAATGCCTATAATATTAACAGATGGAGAAAATATGCCTGCTTCTGTTAAAAAATATTTAGGTAATACATCTAAAATGGCTCAAATATATGTAGTAGGTGATGCAAATACTATAAGTGACAATGTTATAAGTGGGTTATCTAATGTTAAAAGAATAGGGTCAGGAGGCAATGTGTATGCTAGAAATGTAAGTATAATACAAGCCTTTCAAAATGAAGTAAATACTGGTACTTTATATATAGCTTCTGCTAAGAACTTTCCAGATTCATTGAGTGCGTCAGCTTTAGCTCCAAAAACATCATCTCCAGTACTATTTGTGGATAGTCCAATGGATGAGGCTACATCAAATTTTCTTAAAACCCACATAGTAAATAGTTTAAAAATATTAGGAGGAACAGGTTCTGTAAGTTATGATTCAGAAACTTCAGTTGAAAATATGACTTTGGGAGTAAGCGGCACTGATGCTATAAATGATACTATATGGCAGGGTGAGAAATATACTCCAAGGGCGACTATGGTTATAACAGCTACAGATGGCACCAAAAAGGAAGTTGCTATAGACTGGAACTTAAGTCAAGTAAATACTGCAAATCCAGGTACTTATACTTTTACAGGAAAATTAAAAGGAACAGATACTACAGTATATGCAACTCTTACAGTAAAACCTCTTCCATATAAAATTGAGGATTTAACTCAAACTGCAGTTAGTAGGACAAGCTTTGGACTTCCAACTACTGTTTCGGCTCAGATGACGGATGGTACAACAACTGATGTACCTGTGTTATGGGATTATGGTACACAGTCTGGGAATAAACCAGGAGTTTACGTCTTTTATGGAACAGTAGATAAATACAGTAAAAAGGTTAAGCTTACTTTAACGACAATTGATAATGGAACAGGTAAGACTATAAAAACTATAAATAACATAAAGGCAACTGTAACTACTAAATCTAGTTATGTATTTCCAACTACAGTATCAGCTATAATGACTGACGGTTCAACACAAAGTTTATCTGTAACTTGGGCAAATGAAATTAAATATTCTACTGGAGTGTATACTTATGAGGGAACAGTAAGTGGATATAGTAAAAAAGTAGGTCTTATGCTTATAGTTACAGGAGAAGGTGGGACAGACCCTAATGATCCAAATTATCCTACTAACCCTAGTGATCCAAATGTAATGGACTTAGGAGAATTGGAGCCTATAATGCAAGATGAAAAATATCCAACTACAGTAAAAGACCCTACTACTGGAAAACAAGTACCAGTTACATGGACAGATGCTGTTAGTATTGATTCTACTTTTTTAGATAATCAATATTTAGATGATTGTAGAGTTGCTAAATTTACTTTGAATGGAACTATAAGTGGTAATAAAAAAGTTAGAGCAACTATAGGAATAATTCCTAAAATTATTACTCTTAATGTAGATGGAAAAACTAGCAACGTTCCAGCTGTATCTATAAATATTAAGAAAAGTGACTATCCAAATGGTGTATTTAATATGAGTGAGTTATCAACTAGAATAAATGCAGTTATAAATGGGCCAAATGGAATTAGAGAAGCAAAAAATGTACATGTTCTTCTTTGGGATCCACCAGTTGTTGATATAAGTGATGCTAGTACATACTATGTAACAGCAACTATAGAGCATTATAGTACACCTGTGACCGTTACAATAAAAATTGAAAACTAG
- a CDS encoding FlxA-like family protein — protein sequence MISAISSNRSIQTITQNKDNTSEQEVKSLERQKADLEKQLDSIKNGSGDTRTKEQLMKPIQEEIQQIDAEIQQKQVDSVSSKNDHSDGKSNTNTNSSRINTQNSGQYSGENLLLDASKIYKQIETVNSAKNGLISKAKEFNSDADMDEMTHNPRMAEIDRGKAAESKASAVSLESKIGKLNGQMNRDVKNETEKIKDVDSTVEEKRETDDKQSVLKDKNLKEYDKNTGEDSKENKDKSINVFV from the coding sequence ATGATAAGTGCAATTTCATCTAATAGGAGTATACAGACAATAACTCAGAATAAAGACAATACGTCGGAACAGGAAGTAAAATCACTCGAACGCCAAAAAGCTGATCTTGAGAAACAATTAGATAGTATAAAAAATGGCAGTGGAGATACAAGAACTAAGGAGCAGCTTATGAAACCTATTCAGGAAGAAATACAGCAAATTGACGCTGAAATTCAACAGAAGCAAGTAGATAGCGTTAGCAGCAAAAATGATCATTCTGATGGTAAAAGTAACACAAATACTAATTCTAGTAGGATAAATACTCAAAATAGTGGACAATATTCTGGTGAGAATTTATTACTTGATGCATCAAAGATATATAAGCAAATTGAAACTGTTAATTCTGCAAAAAATGGTTTGATAAGTAAAGCCAAAGAGTTTAACTCAGATGCAGACATGGATGAAATGACTCATAATCCCAGAATGGCTGAAATTGATAGAGGTAAAGCTGCTGAAAGTAAGGCAAGCGCAGTCAGTTTGGAATCTAAAATAGGAAAATTAAATGGACAGATGAATAGAGATGTAAAAAATGAAACAGAAAAAATAAAAGATGTAGATAGTACTGTTGAGGAAAAGAGAGAAACTGATGATAAGCAAAGTGTGCTTAAAGACAAAAATTTAAAGGAATATGATAAAAATACTGGTGAGGACAGTAAAGAGAATAAAGATAAGTCGATAAATGTATTTGTATAA
- a CDS encoding zinc ribbon domain-containing protein yields MKFCVKCGNKLEDNDMFCPKCGHKSGVEKGQEDDVGNTQIFNTDLINKQNNDFQFKENLNKEDFNDDEEVDESIFYTFRRKLGLNKKVAVITAIGILCITILVSFLIGNAASKPSNVVSKFQKAVASSNKGQLVDILYCSDNRLKIDEKSVAPLINYFKDNPSYLNEVVSQLNNEVARSNGNLNSNSKGKFDIVYAGKKYLFFKDYKIGIKPSFISVKTGIKDVQFSLNSTQIAKSDSKNFSKQLGPFIPGKYKLNADYKNSYESLNESRDIDFMNSNEDSENVEVFKDVSYVNINSDYPDAEIFLNNKDTGVKAKDASNFGPLAANSSVYGVAAVNGQKLRSSDYILKKDDDYIKLDFTQSQTSMQIDQYRMRNLIYWYTYYFTQAVNTGQFEDVEDYLYPGSSLYDAQKSYVAATYEKGIKEDIKSFNVISYNLSDDKRSGTVSTEEVYNIYQSDSTTPSTKTFHYTYTFRYNEEFSGYQLSDIKSN; encoded by the coding sequence GTGAAATTTTGTGTTAAATGTGGAAATAAATTAGAAGATAATGATATGTTTTGCCCAAAATGTGGACATAAATCTGGAGTAGAAAAGGGACAAGAGGATGATGTAGGGAATACTCAAATTTTTAATACCGACCTTATAAATAAGCAAAATAATGATTTTCAGTTTAAAGAAAATCTTAATAAAGAAGATTTTAATGATGATGAAGAAGTAGATGAAAGTATATTTTATACATTTAGAAGAAAGTTAGGATTGAATAAAAAAGTGGCAGTAATTACAGCGATAGGTATTTTATGTATTACAATACTTGTATCCTTTCTAATAGGTAATGCAGCCAGCAAGCCTTCTAATGTGGTTTCAAAATTTCAAAAAGCGGTTGCATCCAGTAACAAAGGACAATTGGTTGATATTCTTTATTGCAGTGATAATAGATTAAAAATAGATGAAAAGAGTGTAGCACCTTTAATTAATTATTTTAAGGACAATCCTTCTTATTTAAATGAAGTGGTAAGTCAATTAAATAATGAAGTAGCTAGATCTAACGGAAATTTAAATTCTAATTCTAAAGGCAAGTTTGATATAGTCTATGCAGGAAAGAAGTATTTGTTTTTCAAGGATTATAAGATAGGAATAAAACCATCATTTATATCAGTAAAAACGGGAATAAAAGATGTGCAATTTTCTTTAAATAGTACTCAAATAGCCAAAAGTGATTCAAAGAATTTTTCTAAACAGCTCGGCCCTTTTATTCCCGGGAAATATAAGCTTAATGCAGATTACAAAAACAGTTATGAATCTTTAAATGAATCCCGTGATATAGATTTTATGAATTCAAACGAAGATAGCGAAAATGTAGAAGTGTTTAAGGATGTTTCTTATGTCAATATAAACAGTGATTATCCAGATGCAGAAATATTTTTAAATAATAAGGATACTGGGGTTAAGGCAAAGGATGCTAGTAATTTTGGACCACTGGCTGCTAATTCATCTGTATATGGTGTTGCGGCTGTAAATGGGCAAAAACTGAGAAGCAGCGACTATATTCTGAAAAAGGATGATGATTATATAAAACTTGATTTTACTCAATCTCAAACTAGTATGCAAATTGATCAGTATAGAATGCGTAATTTAATATATTGGTATACCTATTATTTTACACAAGCTGTAAATACTGGTCAATTTGAAGATGTTGAGGACTATTTATATCCGGGAAGCTCTTTATATGATGCACAGAAAAGTTATGTGGCGGCTACTTACGAAAAGGGAATAAAGGAAGATATCAAATCCTTTAATGTAATCTCATACAACTTAAGTGATGATAAGAGATCTGGAACTGTGAGTACAGAGGAGGTTTATAATATATATCAAAGTGATAGTACTACTCCTAGCACTAAGACTTTTCATTATACTTATACATTCAGATATAATGAGGAATTTTCTGGATATCAGCTTTCAGATATAAAATCTAATTAG
- the hepT gene encoding type VII toxin-antitoxin system HepT family RNase toxin, which produces MNDVILNKISAIERCIKRINEEYDNNTENLKNYTKQDSIILNIQRACEASIDLAMHIVSERKLGIPQNSRDAFEVLFENKIVDEKLMNNLKSMVGFINIAVHDYQTVNLDIVREIIEKHIHDLEKFSKHMLDIS; this is translated from the coding sequence ATGAATGATGTGATATTGAATAAAATATCTGCTATTGAAAGATGTATAAAAAGGATAAATGAAGAATATGATAATAATACTGAAAACTTAAAGAATTATACTAAACAAGATTCTATAATTTTGAATATTCAAAGAGCCTGTGAGGCATCTATAGATTTAGCTATGCATATAGTTTCTGAAAGAAAACTTGGCATTCCACAAAACAGCAGAGATGCATTTGAAGTACTGTTTGAAAATAAAATTGTAGATGAAAAACTTATGAATAATTTAAAATCTATGGTTGGTTTTATAAATATAGCTGTTCATGATTATCAAACTGTAAATTTAGATATAGTAAGAGAAATTATTGAGAAACATATACATGATTTAGAAAAGTTTTCAAAGCATATGCTTGATATTTCGTAA
- the mntA gene encoding type VII toxin-antitoxin system MntA family adenylyltransferase antitoxin: protein MNIDKDKVNKIIQFLTGNIEPYLIYLFGTSVNGIFREDSDIDIAFISDSNTTDYEIFMLAQKLANILKRDVDLINLKKASTVFRIQVIAKGEKIYCSDNKRRAYFEMYAFKDYATLNEEREIVLKNIKKRGKIYE from the coding sequence TTGAATATAGATAAAGATAAGGTAAATAAGATAATTCAATTTCTTACTGGAAATATAGAACCATATTTAATATATTTATTTGGTACAAGTGTAAATGGAATTTTTAGAGAAGACAGTGATATTGATATTGCCTTTATTAGTGATAGCAATACTACAGACTATGAAATATTTATGTTAGCACAAAAACTTGCAAATATATTAAAAAGGGATGTTGATTTAATTAACTTAAAAAAAGCATCTACTGTATTTAGAATTCAGGTAATAGCTAAAGGCGAAAAAATATATTGCAGTGATAATAAAAGAAGGGCTTATTTTGAAATGTATGCATTTAAAGATTATGCTACGTTAAATGAAGAAAGAGAGATAGTACTAAAAAATATAAAAAAGAGAGGAAAAATATATGAATGA